In Sandaracinaceae bacterium, the following proteins share a genomic window:
- a CDS encoding BlaI/MecI/CopY family transcriptional regulator: protein MSFRIRPGKRGIELRLHDLEAVIMEVVWSKRLTSFAVSDVLTELEKRREIAYTTVMTTVARLHDKGLLDRVRDGRRYLYSPKVTREQFLEATAWTVLDEAVGGRAALAMLVDKVSEASAGDLDALELLIRQRREELGS, encoded by the coding sequence ATGTCGTTCCGTATTCGCCCGGGTAAGCGTGGCATCGAGCTGCGCCTCCACGACCTCGAAGCGGTCATCATGGAGGTGGTCTGGAGCAAGCGGCTCACTTCGTTTGCCGTGAGCGACGTGCTCACCGAGCTCGAGAAGCGGCGCGAGATTGCGTACACCACGGTCATGACCACCGTGGCGCGGCTCCATGACAAGGGCCTGCTGGACCGGGTGCGCGATGGGCGCCGCTACCTCTACTCGCCCAAGGTCACGCGCGAGCAGTTCCTGGAGGCCACCGCCTGGACGGTGCTGGACGAGGCCGTGGGAGGGCGCGCGGCGTTGGCCATGCTCGTCGACAAGGTGTCGGAGGCGTCCGCAGGAGACCTCGACGCGCTCGAGCTGCTCATCCGGCAGCGCCGCGAGGAGCTCGGCTCATGA
- a CDS encoding pyridoxal phosphate-dependent aminotransferase family protein, with product MSWIIEKSYRELARIREAKEKQVYPYFKPFESGGLHSSINGQPIVNFSSNDYLGLTTHPKVKEASIEAVKRFSCGLSSSRVQATTTAHVELEERLAAWYGYESCLLFTTGYQAMVGTIAALADQDTTLVLDNLSHACILDGTFMAAGTPRIAPEVRFFNHNSARSLRRILGSRERKNAMVLLEGIYSLDGDEATIEELCKAAGEFENTVIVCDDAHGTGTLGKGGRGIFEKYDLRPQLPVIVSTFSKTFGGIGGILLGPRDVVDHVKHNARSFLFSASLPVPIVAAAATILDMLEDHGEELVSELHTKADYMRKNLTGLGFDLGLSNTHIMPVMCRDERKALFTHVAMMESGVMMVPITYPGVKKGEERLRLNVTRGHTYEDMDKALELLKIYGEAFFILGGDELAPMEE from the coding sequence AGGTCTATCCCTACTTCAAGCCCTTCGAGTCGGGCGGGCTGCACAGCAGCATCAACGGGCAGCCCATCGTCAACTTCAGCTCCAACGACTACCTGGGCCTGACCACGCATCCGAAGGTGAAGGAAGCCAGCATCGAGGCCGTGAAGCGCTTCAGCTGCGGGCTCAGCAGCAGCCGCGTTCAGGCCACCACCACGGCGCACGTCGAGCTCGAGGAGCGCCTGGCCGCTTGGTACGGCTACGAGAGCTGCCTGCTCTTCACCACGGGCTACCAAGCCATGGTGGGCACCATCGCCGCGCTCGCGGATCAAGACACCACGCTGGTGCTCGACAACCTCAGCCACGCCTGCATCTTGGATGGCACGTTCATGGCGGCGGGCACCCCGCGCATCGCGCCGGAGGTGCGCTTCTTCAACCACAACAGCGCGCGCTCGCTGCGCCGCATCCTGGGCTCTCGCGAGCGCAAGAACGCCATGGTGCTGCTCGAGGGCATCTACTCGCTGGACGGCGACGAGGCCACCATCGAGGAGCTCTGCAAAGCGGCCGGCGAGTTCGAGAACACGGTCATCGTGTGCGATGACGCGCACGGCACGGGCACGCTCGGCAAGGGCGGGCGCGGCATCTTCGAGAAGTACGACCTGCGCCCGCAGCTGCCCGTCATCGTCAGCACGTTCAGCAAGACGTTCGGCGGCATCGGCGGCATCCTGCTGGGGCCCCGCGACGTGGTGGACCACGTGAAGCACAACGCGCGCTCGTTCCTGTTCAGCGCGTCGCTGCCGGTGCCCATCGTGGCGGCCGCGGCCACCATCTTGGACATGCTCGAGGACCACGGCGAAGAGCTGGTGTCCGAGCTGCACACCAAGGCCGACTACATGCGCAAGAACCTGACCGGGCTCGGGTTCGACCTGGGGCTGAGCAACACGCACATCATGCCGGTCATGTGCCGCGACGAGCGCAAGGCGCTGTTCACGCACGTGGCCATGATGGAGAGCGGCGTGATGATGGTGCCCATCACGTACCCCGGCGTGAAGAAGGGCGAGGAGCGCCTGCGCCTCAACGTGACGCGCGGCCACACCTACGAGGACATGGACAAGGCCCTCGAGCTGCTCAAGATCTACGGCGAGGCGTTCTTCATCCTGGGTGGCGACGAGCTCGCGCCCATGGAGGAGTGA
- a CDS encoding aminotransferase class V-fold PLP-dependent enzyme: protein MSAAPATLLPPPRLGSREGWFDALRPFAYLNHAAVAPHAGPVRAAVLACMDAYAAEGIGGFGATLARRQALRGRLAALLGAGPDELAFVPNTTAGVITVAQSIAWTPGDRVVLFRGEFPANTTPWQLVAKQHGLELVWLDLADFDASDDQGLTALDSALARGVRLVAVSAVQFRSGLRMPLEAMAQRCRSRGAELFVDAIQGLGASPLHVDMGFDYLASGGHKWLLGAEGAGLLYVRRERMATLTPHLAGWLGHEHAVDFLLRGPGHLNYDAPLRTDAEVFEPGTQNVLGYEALGVGIVPAEQLGVAAIHAHVNAYLDALEPALAPLGFGSLRAPEPERRSTLLSALPPAGVDPVRLQAALSARGVACAIPDGVLRFSPHFHNHVDEVPGVLDAVRDALLKLR from the coding sequence TTGAGCGCCGCGCCCGCGACCTTGCTCCCACCACCGCGCCTCGGCTCGCGTGAGGGCTGGTTCGACGCGCTGCGGCCGTTCGCCTACCTGAACCACGCGGCCGTGGCGCCGCACGCGGGTCCCGTGCGCGCCGCCGTGCTGGCTTGCATGGACGCGTATGCGGCCGAGGGGATCGGTGGCTTCGGCGCCACGCTCGCGCGGCGCCAGGCGCTGCGCGGTAGGCTCGCGGCGTTGCTCGGTGCGGGCCCGGACGAGCTGGCCTTCGTGCCCAACACCACGGCAGGCGTCATCACGGTGGCGCAGTCCATCGCGTGGACGCCCGGCGACAGGGTGGTGCTGTTCCGCGGCGAGTTCCCGGCGAACACCACGCCGTGGCAGCTCGTGGCCAAGCAGCACGGGCTCGAGCTGGTGTGGCTCGACTTGGCGGACTTCGACGCGAGCGACGACCAGGGGCTCACCGCGCTGGACTCCGCTCTCGCGCGCGGGGTGCGCCTCGTGGCCGTCAGCGCGGTGCAGTTCCGCAGCGGGCTCCGTATGCCGCTCGAGGCCATGGCGCAGCGCTGCAGGTCCCGCGGCGCCGAGCTCTTCGTGGACGCCATCCAGGGCCTCGGCGCCTCGCCGCTGCACGTGGACATGGGCTTCGACTACCTGGCCTCGGGCGGGCACAAGTGGCTGCTGGGCGCCGAGGGTGCGGGTCTGCTGTACGTGCGCCGCGAGCGCATGGCCACGCTTACACCGCACCTGGCGGGCTGGCTCGGGCACGAACACGCGGTGGACTTCTTGCTGCGCGGTCCCGGACATCTGAACTACGACGCGCCACTGCGCACCGACGCCGAGGTGTTCGAGCCGGGCACCCAGAACGTGCTGGGCTACGAGGCGCTGGGCGTGGGCATCGTGCCGGCCGAGCAGCTGGGCGTCGCGGCGATTCATGCGCACGTGAACGCCTACCTGGACGCGCTCGAGCCGGCGCTGGCGCCGCTGGGCTTCGGCTCGCTGCGGGCCCCTGAACCCGAGCGTCGCTCCACGCTGCTGTCCGCGCTCCCGCCGGCGGGAGTGGACCCGGTGCGTCTCCAAGCGGCCCTCTCGGCGCGTGGTGTGGCGTGCGCCATCCCAGATGGTGTGCTGCGGTTCTCGCCGCACTTCCACAACCACGTGGATGAGGTGCCCGGCGTGCTGGACGCCGTGCGCGACGCGTTGCTGAAGCTGCGCTAG
- a CDS encoding DUF420 domain-containing protein: protein MSLSPDRRFYVFNALVSSAAFAFLIWLTLIQNGVAGLEVDLSFVPAVNAGLNALASVLLVSGFLAIRSGRRELHKRLMVSAFACSAVFLVGYVLYHAVHGDTRYEGPLRGLYLAVLGTHIPLSMAIVPGALTIFWFAYRGEFERHKRVARVVLPIWLYVSVTGVVIYFMLHG from the coding sequence ATGAGCCTCAGCCCCGACCGCCGCTTCTACGTCTTCAACGCGCTCGTCTCGAGCGCCGCCTTCGCGTTCCTGATCTGGCTCACGCTGATCCAGAACGGCGTGGCCGGGCTCGAGGTGGATCTCTCGTTCGTGCCCGCCGTCAACGCCGGCCTGAACGCCCTCGCCAGCGTGCTCTTGGTCAGTGGCTTCCTGGCCATCCGCAGCGGGCGCCGCGAGCTGCACAAGCGCCTCATGGTGAGCGCCTTCGCCTGCAGCGCGGTGTTCCTGGTGGGCTACGTGCTCTACCACGCCGTGCACGGCGACACGCGCTACGAGGGCCCGCTGCGCGGCCTGTACCTGGCGGTGCTCGGCACGCACATCCCGTTGTCCATGGCCATCGTGCCCGGCGCGCTCACCATCTTCTGGTTCGCGTACCGCGGCGAGTTCGAGCGCCACAAGCGCGTGGCCCGGGTGGTGCTCCCCATCTGGCTCTACGTGTCGGTCACCGGCGTGGTGATCTACTTCATGCTGCACGGCTGA